The Streptomyces sp. B3I8 nucleotide sequence TAGTAGATGTAGCGGTGGACGGTGTCGCTGTATTGGTCGTACAGGCGCCCGAAGGCTTCGGCCTCGCCGGCCTGGGCGCGTTCCACGAGATCCATCATGCGGGCACTGTCACTGTCGGCGGCGGGACGGCGGGCGGTCGTGGCGGGGCCCGGTCGGCCGCGTGTTCCGCCGACCGCGGCACTGCCGTCGGCCAGTGCGTAGCACGGACCGGCGGGCGCGGCGGCGGCGAAGGCCGGGACGGCGTACGCGGTGGGGACGAGACCGCGCAGCAGGTCGAGGACCGTAGCGCGGAGCGTAGCCAGGCCCGAGGCGTCAACCCCGACGTGTGGGTACACGGGACTCCCAGAGGCAGAGCTTCCATCACGTGCAGTGCGGAACCATTCACCCGTCGTAGCGGTGGAGGGGTACCGGATTGCGTCTGAGGAGAATAACGCTTCGTACAGGCTGCGCTACGCCCAGTTGCTCAAATCATCGATTACGTCGCTTCTGTAGCGCTTCCGCACACATTTGCGTGTCACCGAATGACCGCTTGGTGACCGCTCGGCATCGGGTTTCGCCTACGTCCGACGTATTGGCGGCGGCCGCGAATTGCCGTCCGCACGGCCGCCCGGGTTCTCCGTCCGGGTGGTTACCGGCGGCGACGGGTCAGTGCGATCGCGGCGGCCGTGCCGCCCGCCACGGCGCCGACGCCGGCGGCCGCGGGAATGCCGACCTTCGCCGCCTTGCGTCCGGTGCGGTAGTCCCGCAGTCGCCAGTCGAGCCGGCGCGCGTGCTTGCGCAGCTTCGCGTCGGGGTTGATCGCGTACGGATGTCCGACGAGGGACAGCATCGGGATGTCGTTGTGGCTGTCGCTGTACGCGGCGCAGCGGGACAGGTCCAGGCCCTCCGCCGTCGCCAGGGCCCGTACGGCCTCCGCCTTGGCCGGGCCGTGCAGCGGCTCGCCGACGAGGCGGCCGGTGTAGACGCCGTCGACCGACTCGGCGACCGTGCCGAGCGCGCCGGTCAGGCCGAGCCGGCGTGCGATCACCGTGGCGATCTCCACGGGGGCGGCAGTGACGAGCCACACCTTCTGCCCGGCGTCGAGGTGCGCCTGGGCCAGCGCGCGGGTGCCCGGCCAGATGCGCTCGGCCATGTACTCGTCGTAGATCTCCTCGCCGATCGACTGCAGCTCGGCGACGCGGTGGCCCTTGACGATGGAGAGCGCGGAGTCGCGGGCCTCCTGCATGTGCTCCGGGTCCTCGACACCGGCCAGCCGGAACCACGCCTGCTGCCAGGCGAAGCGGGCGAGGTCGCGGGTCTCGAAGAACTTCCGCTTGTACAGGCCGCGGCCGAAGTGGAACAGGGCGGCGCCCTGCATGACGGTGTTGTCCAGGTCGAAGAAGGCGGCGGCCCGGTCGTCGCCGAAGACGGGAAACGGGGCTTCCGGTTCCTCGTGGTCGGGGGCGGTCGGGGCGCCGGCGTCCTGGGACGTCTTGCGCGCGGCCTCCGCCGAGGCCTCGCCTGCCAGCACGCTCCGTGCGGTGGCGGAGCGCCTACGGGGGGTGAGCCATCCGAGAGCGGCCATGCGGTGAGCATAGCCAGTCCACTTGTGCGTTCCGCGCCGTGGCGGTTGCCGACTCGTGAACGAGTCCCTACGGGGGCGCGGAGGCCTGCGCGGTTCCCCGCGCTCCTTGGAGGGTGCTGCGCGCCGTTTCGAGGGCGCGGGGAACCGCGCGATCTTCGGGGGCGGGGGTGGAGCCCCAGGGGACGGGAAGGGTACGGGCGGCGGGGGCGAGAGAGGATGGGGGCATGAGCCCTTTGCTGCGGCGCGCGTCCCGCGCCCGTCTCGTCACCCTCGTGCGCAAGCCCGGCTGTCATCTGTGCGACGACGCCGAGGCCGTCGTCGCCAGGGTGTGCGCCGATCTCGACGTGCCCTGGGAACACAAGGACATCACCGAGGACGAGGAACTCAACCGCCGCTACTGGGAGCAGATCCCCGTCGTACTCATCGACGGTGAACAGCACACCTTCTGGCGGGTGAACGAGGACCGCCTCCGCAAGGCCCTGGGCTGATCCGCCGCACTCCCGTGACTGACCGACCAGTCCAACACATCGCCTCCGTCGCTTAGGATCGAAGGCGTTCGTGTCTCGGGGGGCGGGTTCGGCGAGGAGAGTGTGCGGTTTTGCCCTCTGGAGGAGAGGAACACGTGTGCACCCGCACCGGTTCCCCGCGCGCCCGTGAAACCTGCGTGAGCCCGGTCACGTTCGGCGGGCAAATCGGACACCATCTTTGTGCACGCGTTCACAAAGACATAGCCTGCATTCGACGGGGCGGTCCGGGGACACACGACCGCCTGCAGCCCCGCTCTACCCGCAGGAGCACCGTGGCAACTGGCCGAACTCACCGACCGGCGACCCGCAGCCGAGGAATTCCCGAGGCCACCGTCGCCCGTCTTCCGCTGTACCTCCGAGCCCTCACCGCACTGTCGGAACGCTCGGTACCCACGGTCTCCTCGGAGGAACTCGCGGCCGCGGCGGGAGTCAACTCCGCCAAGCTGCGCAAGGACTTCTCCTATCTCGGCTCCTACGGCACCCGGGGTGTGGGGTACGACGTCGAGTACCTCGTCTACCAGATCTCCCGCGAGCTGGGCCTGACGCAGGACTGGCCGGTCGTCATCGTCGGCATCGGCAACCTCGGCGCCGCGCTCGCCAATTACGGCGGGTTCGCCTCCCGCGGCTTCCGGGTCGCCGCGCTGATAGACGCCGACCCCGCCCTGACCGGCAGGACGGTCGCGGGCATCGCGGTGCAGCACACCGACGAGCTCGAGAAGATCATCGAGGACAACGGTGTGTCGATCGGCGTCATCGCCACCCCCGCCGGTGCCGCCCAGCAGGTGTGCGAGCGACTGGTCGCCGCCGGTGTCACCTCCATCCTGAACTTCGCGCCGACCGTGCTGTCCGTCCCCGACGGCGTCGACGTGCGCAAGGTCGACCTCTCCATCGAGCTGCAGATCCTCGCCTTCCACGAGCAGCGCAAGGCCGGCGAGGAGAACCCGGGAGCCGGTATCGACGGCGCCCTGCCGGCCGCGGAGGAGCCGCCGGTCGTCGCCAAGCGCGCCGCGAGGAACCAGGCCCCCGCCGTCGACGCCGGGCCGACGCCTCTCTCCCCCGAGCAGGGGCCCGACGGGGACGTCCCCGCCGTGATGCCGGCATGAGTCTCCTCGTCGTCGGGCTGAGTCACCGCAGCGCCCCGGTCAGCGTCCTGGAGCGCGCCGCCCTGAACGCGGACGCCCAGTCCAAGCTGCTCCAGGACACGGTCGCCGCCGAACCGGCCACCGAGGCCGCGGTGCTCGCCACCTGCAACCGCATAGAGCTCTACGCCGACGTGGACAAGTTCCACGCGGGCGTCGCCGAGCTGTCCACGCTGCTCGCCCAGCACAGCGGGGTCGGTCTGGACGAGCTCACTCCTTATCTTTATGTGCACTACGAGGACCGCGCCGTCCACCACCTGTTCTCGGTGGCCTGCGGGCTGGACTCGATGGTCGTCGGCGAGGGCCAGATCCTCGGCCAGATCAAGGACTCCCTCGCCACCGCGCAGGAGCTGCACACCGCCGGCCGGCTGCTGAACGACCTGTTCCAGCAGGCCCTGCGGGTCGGCAAGCGCGCCCACTCCGAGACCGGCATCGACCGCGCCGGGCAGTCCCTGGTCACCTTCGGCCTGGAACAGCTCGCCGCCGGTGCCCCGGTGGAGGGCTGGGCCCGCGGCAAGCGCGCCCTGGTGATCGGCGCCGGCTCCATGTCCTCGCTGGCGGCGGTGACGCTCGCCCGGGTCGGCGTGGCCGAGGTCGTGATCGCCAACCGTACCCACGAGCGGGCCGAGCGGCTGGCGCGGACCCTCACCGAGGGCGACGACACGGACGTCACCGCGTGGGCCGTGCCGATGGAAACGGTGCCCGACGAGCTGACACGTGCCGACGTCGCGGTGTCCTGCACGGGTGCGACCGGCCTGGTGCTGACCGCGCAGGAGATCGCCGCGGCCGTCGAGGGCCGGATCCCCTCGCCGCGCGTCCTGGCCGCCGTCCCCGCGACGGCATCCGTGCGCACCGGCGTGCGCCCCACCGGCACCGGCGAGCGGACCGGTGGCGCCGGTGACGAGAACTGCCCGCTGGACCTGTCCGCCGTGCAGGGTGCCACCGGTGCCACCGGCGGGTTCTCCGTCGCGGGCGAGGCCGCCGTCGCCGGCATGGACGCCGCGACGCTGGAGCAGCACGCCGTCTGGGTCGACAAGGGCACGGGCACCGCGGACCGCCGCGACGGCGGCCGCCGCGCCCCGGACCGCACCCCCGCGGACGACACCGAACTGATCGCCGCGCTCGCCGCCGCCGCCGAGGCCTTCGGCCGCATCCCCGAGCGCCGCCTGCCCGAGCCGGTGGCCGAGATCCCGCGCCCCACCCCCGTGCTGTCGCTGCTGGACCTGGCGATGCCGAGGGACATCGACGCGGCCGCGCACCGGCTGCGCGGCGTGCGCCTGGTCGACCTGGAGTCGCTGGCCGAGGCCTCCGCCGACGCGCCGATGGCCGCCGACGTCGAGCAGGTCCGCCGCATCGTCTCCGACGAGGTCGCCGCGTTCGGCGCCGCCCAGCGGGCCGCGCACATCACCCCGACGGTCGTCGCGCTGCGTACGATGGCTGCCGACGTGGTCGCGAGCGAGATCGCCCGGCTCGACGGACGCCTGCCGGACCTCGACGACAGACAGCGCGGCGAGATCACCCGCACCGTGCGGCGCGTCGTCGACAAACTGCTGCACGCCCCGACCGTACGGGTCAAGCAGCTGGCCGCCGAGCCCGGCGGCGCCGGGTACGCGGACGCGCTGCGCACCCTGTTCGACCTGGACCCCGAGACGGTCGCCCGGGTCTCCCGGACGGACGGCGCGGACCGGCCCCCGGCCGACGCGGTCGGCGCCCTGAGGAGTGCGGGGATCGCGGGGAGTGCGGAAAGTGCGGGGATCACCGGCACGACCGCCGAGGACGCGCGGAGCGGCACCAGCACCATGAACAACACCGAGAACGCCAAGAACCGAGGGCGAGCATGACTGAGCAGGCACTGAGGCTGGGGACCAGGCGCAGCAAGCTGGCCATGGCCCAGTCCGGACTGGTGGCCGATGCGGTCGGTGAGGTGACCGGACGGCCCGTCGAGCTCGTGGAGATCACGACGTACGGGGACACCTCGCGCGAGCACCTGGCGCAGATCGGCGGCACCGGTGTGTTCGTCGCCGCGCTGCGTGAGGCGCTGCTGCGCGGCGAGGTCGACTTCGCCGTGCACTCGCTCAAGGACCTGCCGACCACGCAGCCCGACGAGCTGACCCTGGCCGCCGTGCCCCGGCGCGAGGACCCGCGCGACGTGCTGATCGCCCGGGACGGGTTGACCTTCGCCGAGCTGCCGGACGGCGCCCGCGTCGGCACCGGCTCGCCGCGCCGCATGGCGCAGCTCAACGCGTACGCCCGCGACCACGGGATGCGCATCGAGACGGTGCCGATCCGCGGCAACATCGACACCCGTATCGGATACGTCCGCAAGGGCGAGCTGGACGCGGTGGTGCTGGCCGCCGCCGGGCTCAACCGGATCGGCAGGACCTCCGAGGTGACCGACTTCCTGTCGGTCGACACCGTGCTTCCGGCCCCCGGCCAGGGGGCCCTGGCGGTCGAGTGCCGGACGGCGGGCAACGCCGCCGACGCCGCACTCGCCGCCGCGCTCGCGGAGCTCGACGACCCGTTCACCCGGGCCGCCGTCACCGCCGAGCGAGCCCTGCTCGCCGCCCTGGAGGCCGGCTGCAGTGCGCCCGTGGGTGCGCTCGCCGACCTTCTGGACGACGGGCAGATCGACAAGGAAATGCGCCTGCGCGGCGTCGTCGGCACCACCGACGGCTCGACGCTGGTGCAGATGTCCACCACCGGTCCCGTGCCCGAGACGCACGACCAGGCAATGGCGCTCGGTCGCGAACTCGCCTCCGAGATGCTGGCCAAGGGCGCGGCCGGTCTGATGGGGGAGCGAGCACAGTGAGCCCCACCAACCTTCCCGTAGGCCACGGATCCGGGCACGTCACCTTCCTGGGTGCCGGCCCCGGGGACCCGGGGCTGCTGACCCTGCGCGCCGTGGAGGCGCTGGCGCACGCGGACGTCCTCGTCGCCGAGCCGGACGTGCTCGACGTCGTGCGTGTCCACGCTCCGCCGGGCGTCACCGTGCTGCGCACGGAGGCGGACGCGTCGGTCCCCTCCGCCGCCTACGCGGGCACACCTCAACTGGCGGTCGTCGACGATGCGTCAACAACCGCTGCCGTCCCCGCATCCAGGGATGCCGCCAATCTTGTCATGCAGGCCGCGCGGGGCGGCAGGCGGGTCGTGCGTGCGGTGACCGGGGACCCCGGGCTCGACACGTGCGCCGCCGAGGAGATGCTCGCCTGCGCCGCCGCGGGTGTGACCTTCGAGGTGGTGCCCGGCGTCGCGACCGCCGTCGGCGTGCCCGCGTACGCCGGTGTGCCGCTGCGGGACGCCGAGGGCACGGACGTCAGGTTCGTCGACGCCCGTACCGCCTCCGACCGCTGCTGGAGCGAGGTCGGCGCCTCCGACTGCACGGTCGTCGTCTCCACCACGCTGGACTCCGTGGCCGCCGCCGCGGGCGAACTGGTGACCGGGGGCCGCAAGCCGGACACCCCGCTGACCGTGACGGTCGGCGGTACGACGACGCGGCAGCGCACCTGGACCGCCACGCTCGGCACGATCGCGCAGACGCTGAAGCAGGCCAAGGTGCTGCCCTCGCCGGAGGGCGGCCGTTCGGTGATAGCCGTCGTCGGCGAGCGTTCCGCCGCGGCGCAGCGCGAGCGGCTGTCCTGGTTCGAGTCCAAGCCGCTGTTCGGCTGGCGGGTGCTCGTGCCGCGCACCAAGGAGCAGGCGGCGTCGCTCTCCGACCAGCTGCGCTCCTACGGTGCCGTGCCGCACGAGGTCCCGACGATCGCCGTCGAACCGCCGCGCACGCCGCAGCAGATGGAGCGCGCGGTCAAGGGCCTGGTCACCGGCCGCTACGAGTGGATCGCGTTCACCTCGGTCAACGCGGTGAAGGCGGTCCGGGAGAAGTTCGAGGAGTACGGCCTGGACGCGCGCGCCTTCGCGGGCATCAAGGTCGCCGCGGTCGGCGAGCAGACCGCGAACGCGCTGATCGCCTTCGGGGTGAAGCCGGATCTGGTGCCGAGCGGCGAGCAGTCGGCCGCGGGTCTGCTGGAGGACTGGCCGCCGTACGACCCGGTCTTCGACCCGATCGACCGGGTCTTCCTCCCGCGTGCCGACATCGCCACCGAGACGCTGGTGGCCGGCCTGATCGAGCTGGGCTGGGAGGTCGACGACGTCACCGCCTACCGCACGGTGCGTGCCTCGCCGCCGCCCGCGGAGACCCGTGAGGCGATCAAGGGCGGCGGCTTCGACGCGGTCCTGTTCACGTCGTCCTCGACGGTGCGGAACCTGGTCGGCATCGCCGGCAAGCCGCACAACGTGACGGTCATCGCCTGCATCGGCCCGGCCACGGCGAAGACGGCGGAGGAGCACGGGCTGCGGGTGGACGTCATGTCGCCCGAGCCGTCGGTGCAGAAGCTGGCCGAGGCGCTGGCGGACTTCGGCGCCCGCCGCCGCCGTGCGGCGCTGGAGGCGGGCGACCCGGTCACCCGCCCGAGCGAACGCCGCCCGGGGTCGCGCCGGAGGCGCTCGACGACCACGACGTGACGGCCGGTTCTCCGGCGTTCGGCGCCTGACGCCTAGTACGACATGGCCGTGCCCCCGCGCTCCGGTTCGACCGGACGACGGGGGCACGGCCATGTGCGGGGCCGGCGGCGCGGCCGTGGGCGCGCGGTGCGGCGGCCGGCGGGGATGCGCTCGAGCCCGGCGGGAGGACCCGCCGGGCTCCGGGCTCAGCGGAACACGTCGACGTGGCGGGCGGCCCAGTCCGCGAAGGTGCGCGGGGCGCGGCCCAGCACCCGCTCGACGTCCGGGCTGACGTGCAGCTCGGCCGGGCTGGGGGAGCCGAGGATGTCCAGCGTGTCGTCGGCGAGCTCCGCAGGCATGCTCCGTGCCATGCCGGCCCTGGCCTCCTCCCGGGTCAGTTCGTGGAACCCGACGGGCGAGCCCAGTGCGTCGGCGAGCGCCTGCGTCTGTTCCCGGGGCGTGATGACCGCCGGTCCGGTCAGCTCGTAGGAGCTGCCGGTGTGCCGGTCTTCCAGCAGGCAGGCCGCCGCGACCTCGGCGATGTCCGCCGGGTCGACGACCGGCACCCCGACGTCTCCGAAGGGCGCGGCGACGACCCGCCGGGTGCGGACGGACTCGGCCCACCACAGCGCGTTGGAGGCGAAGCCGCCCGGCCGCAGGACGGCCCACTCCGGACCGGACTCCCGCAGCGTGTCCTCCAGCGCCCGCATCGCGAGGCGGGTGGTGCCGAAGGGCCTGGTCACCACCCCGAGGGTGGAGAGCAGGACGACGCGGCGGACTCCGCTGCCGGCGGCCCGGGCGATGAGGTCGGCCGGGTCGGCCCCGGTCGCGTGCAGGTCGCCGGACAGCATCAGGAAGAGCGACTTCGCGCCGGTCAGCGCGGGCGTGAGGCTGTCCGGGTCGGCGAGGTCGGCCACCAGGTGGCGGACGCCGTCCGGCACCGCCGCCGCGTGCCGCGAGACCGCCGTCACCTGCGCGCCCGTCGCGGCGAGCGTGCGCGTCAACGGCCGCCCGATGTTTCCGGTGGCCCCAGTCACCACGATCATGTCCAGCTCCTTGATGGTGTGTCTCGTATGTGGTCCGCACGCTACGAGGATGGGCTAACTCTGGGTAAGGGCATACCTGAAGGTAAGCTCATGACATGGTGGAAGGCGTGCAGCACAGACAGGCCGGAGCGGGCAGGCGCTATGACGTGTTTCACACGGACTGCCTCGCGAGGGACATGGTCGACCATGTGACGAGCAGGTGGGGCGTCTGGGTGCTCATCTCCCTGCGGAGCAACGACCTCCGCTTCTACGAGCTGCGGGAGAGCATTCAGGGCATCAGCGAGAAGATGCTCGCCCAGACCCTGCGCACGCTGGTCCAGGACGGCCTGGTCTGGCGGAAGGTCGAGCCGACGACACCGCCTCAGGTGACCTACGGGCTGACCGGGTTCGGCCGGGAGATCGGCGAGCCGCTGACGGAGCTGTTCGACCGGATCACGCACCGCCTGTCGGCACGCGACGGGGAATGACGCGCCGGGAGGGCGGTGCGGGTCGGTGGGACGGCGGGGGGCGGGCCCGTCCCGCGCCCGATGCGGGCCGGCGCCGCACCGGCGCTGTCCCCCGGTGGAGCTACACGCAGGTGTCCACGGTGGGGTGACGCGTCCTCAGGCGCGCGCACATAGCGTTCAGTCATGGCCGCAACGCCTGGGCCGAGGGCCTGGTGAAGGGACCCACCGTTCACTGATCCGCTGTCCCGCGCTCCCGGAGGACCCCATGAACCGCATGCTCAAGGCCACCGCCGTCGCCGCGCTGTGCTGCACCGTCGCCGGAACCGGATACGTGGGTGTGGCGCAGGCCGCCGGACACGACGGCGGGGCGGACGGCAGCACTGTCAGGGCGACCCACGCGGGCAGCACGGGCCGGGTCGACTCCTTCGTCGGGGAGAAGAAGATCAGTGTGGAGGGGCATTCGGTGAACGTGTCCTGCGCGGGGCGGCAGACGGGGCGCAAGCCCGTGGTCATGCTGGTGGCGGGTCTGGGGGACGGCCTGGGCGCGATGGCGGACCTGCAGAGGACGCTGAGTGAGAAGAACCGGGTCTGCTCCTACGACCGGCTCGGTGAGGGCGGGAGTGACAAGCCGGAGGGTCCGCAGAGCATGGCGGACACGGGCCGGGTGCTGACCGGGGTGATCGACCGGGTGTCCGGTGACTCGCCTGTCGTGCTTGCCGGTCACTCGCTGGGTGGTCTGATCGCGGCCCGTTACGCTCCCGACCACCGTGACAAGGTCAAGGGTCTGGTTCTGATGGATGCCACCTCGTCGACGACGACGGCGGATGTGACCCGGGTGATCCCGGAGTCGGCCACCGGTGACGCGGGCGATCTGCGGGCGCAGACCATTGGGGTCATGCAGGGGCAGAACCCGGAGAACCTCGTCGTCCCCGACGGGAAGGTCCGGTCGGCGGGGTGGATCCCGGCCGAGGTCATCCGGCACGGGCAGCAGTACCTGGCCCAGTTCCCGGCCTACGGGCCCCGGTTGGAGGCCGACTGGACGAAGGGTCAGTACACGTGGACGACCGTGTCCCACCGCGGCACGATCCGCGTGGCGGAGAACAGCGGCCACTACATCTACGTAGACCGCAAGGACCTGGCCGTGAAGTCGATCCAGCGGGTCGCCGCCGAGGTCACGCAGCAGAACAACGGCCGGTGGGGGCACGAGGGGCGCTGACGGGAGCGATCCGGCCAACTCCCCCGTGCTGCAGGCGTTTACACGCCTCAGGAGATGCGTCGTGCTCCTAAGATCGTCACGTACGACCTATCGGGAGGGGCCGAGTGACCATCACAACCGCAGATACGAGTCGGCTCACCCTCGCGCTGGTCGGGGGGTATGCCGGTTCGGGCAAGTCGGAGGCCGGCAAGTTGCTCGCGGCGGCGACGGGGTGGGCGATGCTCGACAAGGACACGCTGAGCCGCCCCCTCACGGAACGGCTCCTGCAGGCCATGGGCGGTGACCCGGACGACCGGCACAGTCCCGCGTATCTGGAGCATGTCAGGCCACTGGAATACGAGTGCCTGATGAAGGCGGCCTGGGAGAACCTCGAGTGCGGCATCTCCGTCGTCCTGGTCGCACCCTTTCTCGCCGAGGCCGCCGACACCCAGTGGACCGGCCGGGTGGCGAGGCGGTGCCGTCGGCTGGGTGCCCGGTTCGAGGCGCTGTGGGTGGACAGCGACGTGGAGTCCATGCGGGAACGTCTGATCTCGCGCAACGCCTCGCGGGACACCTGGAAACTGGCTCACTGGTCGGCGTACGCGAACGGCATGGACCTCGATCTGCGCCCGGTCGTCTCTCATCATGTGATCGACAACCGCATCACCGCGTCCCGGCCCCTGGCCGAACAGTGCGAGTCCGTGGCACAGACACTGAGGGAGAGATCATGACCGCCGTCGCCCTCTACGGTCCGCCCACGGCGGGGAAGGACACCGTCACCGCGGCGCTGTCCGCCGTCGACCCCCGTTTCGAGCTGCTCACCAAGCTGAAACAGGGCACGGGCCGGTCGGCCGGGTACCGGTTCGTCACCGAGGACGAGCTGAACGATCTGCGTGCACAGAACCGTGTCCTGGTGGAGACCCGCCGCTACGGCAATGTCTACGCAGTCGACCGGCGTCTCCTCGAGGAGCCTCAGAAGCACGGACAGGTACCGGTGGTGCACATGGGGAACGTCACCGACCTGCGCACCTTGTTGTCCGACACGGGGACGAGGTGGTTGCGTGTGCTGCTCTGGGTGCCACGAGGGGTGTGCGAGACCCGGTCCAGGCTGCGCAACGACGCCGATACCGCGAAACGGCTGAAGGCCTGGGACGAGACCGCGCGGGACCTCCTCGACTCCGACCTGCGTGACCTTTTCGATGTGGTGGTTCGCACCGACGAGGTGGAGCCCGAACAGGCTGCCCGGAAGGTCGTGGCCGCTCTCGACGGTCCGGCCGTGCCCGCTCGCCTGCCCGACGAACTGCGGGCGGCCGTGGACCTCGTCACCTGACGCAACACGCCGTCACAAGCAGGAGGGGGATGCCTGTGGGAGCTGTCCGCACCATCGAGGAACTGGCGAGGATCGGCAGACAACGTACCGTCGCCGACCGCAGTGTTCACTTACGTCAGGAGGAGGTCGAGGCGGACCTTCTCCTCGACGTCGTCTCCGCGGCCCGGGTCACTCTCGAACGCGTCAGCATCGACGGAACGCTCACCGTCCGCTCCTGCCACATCGACGAACTGGTCATCGACCATGTGGAGGCGGACGCCGTCCTGGTGGCGAATTCGAGGATCGGGCGGCTGACCGTCCGTAACACCCCGATGGGCTGCGAGCTGATCATCACCGACACCTCGCTCGTCTCCGCCGCACTCCACTCCTGCGGTGCCACCCGGCTGGAGCGCCTGCGGGTCGAGGAGCTCCTGCAGATCAACGCGCTGCGCGGGGACGTGCACATCACCCAGGCCCGGCTGTCGGCTTTGGCGGTGAAGAGCCAGGTCACCGGGGGACGCCTCGGCCGCCCTCGGGTGGTCGCCCGCGCCGTGCGCGCTCGGGAGGACATCACCTTCGACGACCTCTGGCTGTCCGCGCTGGACCTGCGAGACGTGGAAGCGCAGGAACTGAACCTGCAACGGGTACGTCTGGACGAGCCTCTGCGGGCGACGGAGCTGCGGTGCAGCGAGTCGGTACGTGTGAACGGGCTGGTGATTCCTGCCGAGGACCACAGCACCATCAGCGACAGCACGGTGCGTGGCCCGGTGGAGGTGCGGGGACTGGAGACCCATGGCAGCGCACGCGACCGTGCGGAGGTGACCGCATGCCTCGCCCTCGACAACAGCACGGTCATGCGCCTGACGGCGACCTCGCGGGAGCCCATGGTGATCAGCCTCCGGGGAACCTCGGTCACCGACACTCTCGGGCTGCCCGGTGGCGGCTCGCGCTACAGCCTCGACGCGGCCTCCAGCGTCAGTGACATGGAACTCGCCGGCGAGGTCTTCCGGGACGGAGGCCAGATCGTCTCCTTCCTCGAACGTTCCTTCACCG carries:
- a CDS encoding guanylate kinase; its protein translation is MTAVALYGPPTAGKDTVTAALSAVDPRFELLTKLKQGTGRSAGYRFVTEDELNDLRAQNRVLVETRRYGNVYAVDRRLLEEPQKHGQVPVVHMGNVTDLRTLLSDTGTRWLRVLLWVPRGVCETRSRLRNDADTAKRLKAWDETARDLLDSDLRDLFDVVVRTDEVEPEQAARKVVAALDGPAVPARLPDELRAAVDLVT
- a CDS encoding AAA family ATPase; translation: MTITTADTSRLTLALVGGYAGSGKSEAGKLLAAATGWAMLDKDTLSRPLTERLLQAMGGDPDDRHSPAYLEHVRPLEYECLMKAAWENLECGISVVLVAPFLAEAADTQWTGRVARRCRRLGARFEALWVDSDVESMRERLISRNASRDTWKLAHWSAYANGMDLDLRPVVSHHVIDNRITASRPLAEQCESVAQTLRERS
- a CDS encoding alpha/beta hydrolase, producing MNRMLKATAVAALCCTVAGTGYVGVAQAAGHDGGADGSTVRATHAGSTGRVDSFVGEKKISVEGHSVNVSCAGRQTGRKPVVMLVAGLGDGLGAMADLQRTLSEKNRVCSYDRLGEGGSDKPEGPQSMADTGRVLTGVIDRVSGDSPVVLAGHSLGGLIAARYAPDHRDKVKGLVLMDATSSTTTADVTRVIPESATGDAGDLRAQTIGVMQGQNPENLVVPDGKVRSAGWIPAEVIRHGQQYLAQFPAYGPRLEADWTKGQYTWTTVSHRGTIRVAENSGHYIYVDRKDLAVKSIQRVAAEVTQQNNGRWGHEGR